The nucleotide window GATTTTAGTGTCAAAGCTAAGCCAAGTTTATCTTTCAAAGAAAAACCGCTTGCTTTTATCTTTTGCAATGATGCATTTATAACTCCATTGGTTGAATTATCATTCAAGCTTAAAGTAAGTCCTTTGGAATCTATATTCAAATAACTCGAACTAGCCAAAATATTAGACACTATAATCCCACCATTAGCACTATTTTTAGCCTCTCCTTGTATGGCTAATTTTATCGCATCTTTTGGTAGCGATACACCAAAATCAGATTCTAAGAGTGCTACATTTGGTCTAATTGCTTGTGAGGCGATATTAAAGCCTCCACTTGGAGCTTGGAGATTCGAAATATCCATATCAGCATTTAGCAGAATCTGTCCTGTTGCATATTGCTTTTGGTTTAAAAAGTATAAAAGGGAAGCAATATTAATACCATCTTTGCTATTTACAAATAATCTACTAGGCTTATAATCTACCATACTTACATCAGCATTAATAACACTATTAAACGCTAATAATTCTGCCTTTACATCTATATTGCTAGAATCTTTAACAATATCTCCATTAAAACTTAAACCGCCATTTAACTTCATTCCAAGCAATGATTCATAAGGAGATAGGTCTGTTACTATTGCATTTAGCTTGGCTTTTGTATTTAAAAATATATCAAACTCCCCACTAAGAGCTATTTTGGAATCTGCATTGTCTGTAATCACAAATGCATATGAACCAAAATCAAGCTTAAAGTGTGTAAATTCTAATCCTATTGGTGCTTCTTTATTTGCAATTTCTGTAATTTTGTTTTTCAAAAATCTATTTCCACTATCAGAAAACAACCATGCTACAACACCAATAATCATAACCAACAACAATACAACAACATACAAAATAATTTTCAAAATTTTCATACAAGCCTCGTTATGCAAAAAAATAAAAGACTAAATTTTACCTAAAAATTTTGCAAAAAAAGACGATATATAAGTGTGCTATATCAATTAAGATATGCATAAACTAACACAAGGAGTCTGTTATGATATCTGGAATCAACAGCAGCTCGGTATTGGCTAGTGGAAATTTAAGCGTATTGAAAAAGGCTATGGATACAGAAGAGAACTTAATGAATTCTCTACTTAGTGGTATGCAAGGTGCAAGCGCAAGCATGCAAACACAAGCAACTCCAGCACCACAAGCTCCACAAGTATCTGCACCAACTTCACAGCTTGATATAATGGCTTAGTAGCACCTTGTGTGCTACTGCCACTATAAAGTTTTTTTCAAGGTTTTTTCGTATAATTCCACATTTTTAGGTGTGGGTGAGATTATGATAAAAAACAATGTTTCTACAAGATTCATAGACGCTATTATGCGTTTTTCTACAAAAAATTATTTACATTTACAAAAAACAAATTTAACAAAACTACCTCCTCCAAATGAACAAAAGACTAAAGACAAAGAGTATCTTTTATATATGCATGTGCCATTTTGTGCGACTATTTGCACTTATTGTTCATTTAATAGATTCATATTCCAAGAAGACAAGGCAAGAGCATATTTTAGGTCATTAAGAGAAGAAATGCAAATGGTAAAGGACTTGGGCTATGACTTTAGCTCAATTTATGTAGGAGGAGGGACTACTGCTATTTTGCCAGATGAACTTTGCAAAACACTAGAATTGGCAAGAAAATTATTTGGCATAAAAGAAGTATCATGCGAGGGAGACCCAAATAGTCTGCACAAAGACTTGCTATACAGCCTAAGAGGACTTGTGGATAGGCTATCAATAGGCGTTCAAACATTTGATGATAATATCTTAAAAAAAGTAAGCAGATATGATAAGTTTGGCAGTGGCAATGAAATTATAAAAAGACTAGAAAACACCATAGGAATCTTACCTACATTAAATGTGGATTTAATTTTCAACTTCCCAAACCAAACAGAAAAAACGCTAGATTATGACCTGCAAACTATAAAGAATCTAAAACCAAATCAAGTATCAATCTATCCGCTAATGTCATCACCATCGGTAAAAAGTGCAATAAAGCGTTCCATGGGATTAGTCAGCCTAGATAATGAAGCAAGATTATATGAGCAAATTTTAGATACCATGAAAGATGACTTCACACAGCTATCTAGCTGGGCATTTTCATATAAAGAAAAAGAGATTTTTGACGAATATGTAGTAGATAACGATGAGTATGTAGGTATAGGTTCTGGTTCTTTTAGCTTTTTAGATGGCACACTTTATGTAAATACATTCTCCCTAAAAGAATACTCACAAAAAATACAAAACAAACAAATGGGAATAGCTAGAGAAAGAAAGTATTCAAAAAAAGCAAGACTGCAATATAGGCTAATGGTAGAGCTATTTGGAGGAGAAGCAAATATAAAAAGATTCAAAGAAAAATACAATTCAAACATGGAGATAGACTTATTTAAAGAAATTTTATTTTTAAAATTAACCAAAAATATATACAAACAAGGCGATAGCTATTTCCCTACAATGCAAGGAAAATATCTGTTTTTATCAATGATGAAAGAATTTTACATAGGTATGGATAGAGTGCGAGAGGAATCAAGAGCCGCACTAAAAGAAGAAGATATGTAACTATAAAGAAATTGTCTCCATATCTTTTTTGCTAGTTGCATTTGAATCTAGATAAGATTCAAGCTTGTCTATACCCTTTTTTAAATTATCCATTTGATTGTTTATAAAATCTTGTGTTTTATTATCCTCTAAGAACTTATCTACTTCATTTAAGCTATCTTTTAACACATCAGTGATACCTGAATCTTTTGCCATGTCTTTTAGCTTTTCTTCACCAACATCGCAACCACTAAAAACAAACACAAACCCCATAAAAATCATTCTTTTAAACATCAGTCAATTCCTAGTAACAATTTTAAGTTATAATCTTAATAAAAATTATTTTGCAAAAGGATAAAAATGCAGACAAGCACATTTTTGGTAGCAGAATTATCAGCAAATCACAATCAAGATAAGAATCTAGCACTAAAAACAATAAAAGCCGCCAAGGATTCTGGTGCTTCAGCAATCAAACTCCAAACATACACACCACAATGCATGACTATTGATTCAAAATTAGATTATTTTAAAATAAAAGGCACTATATGGAATGATAGAAATTATTATGAATTATATAAAGAAGCCATGACGCCATGGGAGTGGCACAGAGAGCTATTTGATTATGCAAATGAGTTAGGATTGGTGTGCTTTTCTACTCCATTTAGCAAAGAAGGTGTAGATTTTTTAGAATCTATAAATAATCCAATTTACAAGATTGCTTCATTTGAGATAGTTGATTTAGAACTAATTTCATATATTGCGCAGACCAAAAAACCAATCATAATCTCAAAAGGAATAGCAACAAAAGAAGAAATACATGACGCACTAGAAGTTTGCAAAAATGTAAGTGATATAACCCTGCTTCAATGCACAAGCTCATATCCAGCACCACTAAATGAAGCAAATCTAATGCTAATACCAAAACTAAAAGAAGATTTCAAAGAATTTAATATAAAAGTCGGACTATCAGACCACACACTAGGCATCACTGCACCAATAACAGCAGTAGCACTAGGTGCAAAGGTAATTGAAAAACACTTCATACTAGATAGGAATCTAGGTGGCGTAGATAGCACATTTAGCCTAGAGCCAGATGAATTTAAAAAAATGACAGAAAAGATTCAAGAAGTAGAAGAACTGCTAGGAAATGGGAGCTATGAATTAAGCCAAAAGCAAATTGATGGACGAATCTTTATGAGATCACTCTTTGCTATAAAAGACATAAAAAAAGGTGAAGCATTTACAAGAGACAATATAAAATCCATAAGACCGGGCTATGGACTACCACCAAAAATGATGCACGAGATATTAGGCAAAAAAGCTACAAAAAATATTAACATGGGAGAACCGCTACAAAATAGTGATTTTGAAAGTTAATAAACTTACCTTTAACCCAAAAGCTCACTTAAATCCTTATAAGTGCTAATTAGCGAAGCAAGGGTAATGATAAATCCTAGAACAATTAGTATAAACTCTACCTTCTTTTGCTTTGCCTCTTTTGTCGCTTCTTTTATTTCTTGTTGTTCTTTTTGCTCTATATATAAGATGTCTAGCAGATTTTCTAGTTAGACTTTAACTTCTTTATTGATATATCATAATATTTAAACAAAACTTTCCATATTGCATATTTTTGCTGATGGTTATAACATATTGGATTATTAAAAAATATTTCAAATTAAAATAATCAAAATCTTTTTTAAAGCTAATAAAATCGCTATGATTTTTATTGTTTATAATATTTGCAGTGCGATGCAAAAAACTCTCTATTTTCTCACGATAAGCTAGTGATAATATAAACATCATAAGTGAAGATTCAAATTTATTTATTTGATCACCATAATTGTCTTGCAACAAAAAGCCTTTCTCTGAAAAAACAACTCTAATATCAGGATTATCATAACAATTATCCGAATCTATCTTTAGCGTAAAACTACCTCTTAACTTTTGTGATATTTCTTTGTCTGATATTTTGGGCTCATCTTTATTATTGATGTATATAGTATTGTAATTTGTCCTAGTAGTCTCATAGAAACTACAATACTTACTAGGTATATAATCCTTAGAATTCTCCTTTTTGACACACAAAATATTTATATCAAACATTTTATATATGCAAAATGTATCCTTGTCATATTCTTCATCTTTTTTATTTGTGTAAATTTCTAAATTCTGCGCCAAAAAACATGAAGAAAGGAAACATTATCACTATTTGATATCTTTTTAAATTTATTTATGCAAAAATCTTTAATTATTTTTATTTCATATTTTAACTCTGTCACTTTATTTCTCTAACTTTAAATATTTAATCAAACCTTAAACATGTTATACTAATTTTTTGCATAGTATAAAATTTAATTTTATTAATATAATAAAAGTATTTTGTAGCTATATTGTGCAAACAAAACCTATAAGGAATCCCACACAAAAACTCTCTTTAATCTTTTTACTGCTTTTTAGCATAGCCTATGCAAATACAAATATAGATTCTACAAATAAATTGCAAACTAACTCTACTTTGCAAAAGCTTTTTAGCAAATATGATATCAAAGGCACAATTATTATAAATATGCAAGGAAAGCTTATAAGCAATGATACAAGTAGAGCCAAAGTGCGTTATATGCCTGCCTCTACTTTTAAAATTTATCATGCACTTATTGGGCTTGATCTAGGTATCATGCGTGATAGTGAGGATATTTTTTATCACTATGATGGAAAGCCTGTAAGTTTGGAAGCTTGGAGAAGTGATGCATGCCTTAAAAGCGGTATGCAAATCTCACAAGTCCCTGCATTTAAAGAGTTAGCAAGAAAGATTGGTAGGGAGAAAATGCAAAGCTATCTGTATAAGCTCCATTATGGAAATGAAAAGATTGGCAAGAATATCGATGATTTTTGGCTTGATGATAGTTTGCAAATTAATGCATTAGAGCAATTAGAACTTATTACTAGCTTAAGTAATCTTAGCCTACCGGTATCTAAAAAGGCACAGCAAGAGGTGATTAAGATAAAATATACTATTTATGGTAAAACAGGCTTAAGCAAATGGGATAACTCTGGGATATCATGGTTTGTGGGGTTTGTAGAGGTTGCTTCTAGCACAAAGGGTAAGATTGCAGGGGATACAAAATTTAAAGGAGTTTCTCACAAGGTTCGTTATACCTTTGCTTTTAATGCAGATTCTAAAAGCTTAGAAAAGTATGCAAAAGCACACAATCTCCCACAAAGAGCACAAATTGAATTTGTAAAAGAGTATTTGGGAGCTATTGGCTTTGTATAGTCAAAAAGAATCGAAATTTATCTTTTTTACTACAATAAAAGCATAAGTGATTTTAAAGATTTTGAAAACTATAAAAAGAGTAGCATAGAGGAATTATTTGCCACATTTTTATAAAACTATACTTCTAGTTTTTCTAATAGTTCTTTTCTTTTTTGCCAATCACTCATATAGCAAGTAAGATAACGATAAAAATTCCTTAGAGTGATTTGGGTAAATTAGATGTGCTAATTCATGGAAAATTACATATTCAAACATATTTTTTGGCTTTTTTATGAGTTCTATATTGAGATTTATATTTTTGTCTCTGTATTGCAACTACTCTATCTTTTTTAATTTACAATCTTCCAACTAAACCAATACCTAGCTAACTCTTCTCCTTG belongs to Helicobacter ibis and includes:
- a CDS encoding coproporphyrinogen III oxidase family protein, with amino-acid sequence MIKNNVSTRFIDAIMRFSTKNYLHLQKTNLTKLPPPNEQKTKDKEYLLYMHVPFCATICTYCSFNRFIFQEDKARAYFRSLREEMQMVKDLGYDFSSIYVGGGTTAILPDELCKTLELARKLFGIKEVSCEGDPNSLHKDLLYSLRGLVDRLSIGVQTFDDNILKKVSRYDKFGSGNEIIKRLENTIGILPTLNVDLIFNFPNQTEKTLDYDLQTIKNLKPNQVSIYPLMSSPSVKSAIKRSMGLVSLDNEARLYEQILDTMKDDFTQLSSWAFSYKEKEIFDEYVVDNDEYVGIGSGSFSFLDGTLYVNTFSLKEYSQKIQNKQMGIARERKYSKKARLQYRLMVELFGGEANIKRFKEKYNSNMEIDLFKEILFLKLTKNIYKQGDSYFPTMQGKYLFLSMMKEFYIGMDRVREESRAALKEEDM
- the pseI gene encoding pseudaminic acid synthase — translated: MQTSTFLVAELSANHNQDKNLALKTIKAAKDSGASAIKLQTYTPQCMTIDSKLDYFKIKGTIWNDRNYYELYKEAMTPWEWHRELFDYANELGLVCFSTPFSKEGVDFLESINNPIYKIASFEIVDLELISYIAQTKKPIIISKGIATKEEIHDALEVCKNVSDITLLQCTSSYPAPLNEANLMLIPKLKEDFKEFNIKVGLSDHTLGITAPITAVALGAKVIEKHFILDRNLGGVDSTFSLEPDEFKKMTEKIQEVEELLGNGSYELSQKQIDGRIFMRSLFAIKDIKKGEAFTRDNIKSIRPGYGLPPKMMHEILGKKATKNINMGEPLQNSDFES
- a CDS encoding penicillin-binding transpeptidase domain-containing protein, yielding MRNPTQKLSLIFLLLFSIAYANTNIDSTNKLQTNSTLQKLFSKYDIKGTIIINMQGKLISNDTSRAKVRYMPASTFKIYHALIGLDLGIMRDSEDIFYHYDGKPVSLEAWRSDACLKSGMQISQVPAFKELARKIGREKMQSYLYKLHYGNEKIGKNIDDFWLDDSLQINALEQLELITSLSNLSLPVSKKAQQEVIKIKYTIYGKTGLSKWDNSGISWFVGFVEVASSTKGKIAGDTKFKGVSHKVRYTFAFNADSKSLEKYAKAHNLPQRAQIEFVKEYLGAIGFV